ACATTTAGGACCATAAATTATAGGACCTGCATCTCCCTCTACAAACAATCTTCTAAAAACTAACCTGACTTTTTTCCCTATATCTATCTCATTAATGTCGCAATCCACAACTTGAAGAGTTAGCCTAACTCCATTGGTAAGCTCTACTATGGCCACTGGATAAGGAGCAAATTGAGAAAAACCTCGTGGAGGAACTCTTATGACTGTGTATGAAATAATCCTCCCTTCCTCAGGTAATTTGATGGTCTTAAGCTCTTTAGATCTACATCTTGGGCAAATCAGACGTGGAGGATAATATATAAAACCACACCTTTCACATTTCGAAGCCTCTAACCTGTATCTCGGCCCTTCTTCTCGTCTTATCCGCGGAACGGTAAACATCTTACATCGCCTCCAAAATGAAAACTATAACGGTACCACCTGAACCTCCAAGATTATGAGTAAGCCCTTTCTTGGCTCCCCGAACTTGACGTCCTTCAGCTTCACCACGCAATTGTTCCACTATTTCAATGACTTGAGCGATCCCTGTAGCCCCAACTGGATGCCCTTTAGCTTTTAAACCTCCACTCGGATTTACAGGTATTCTGCCATCAATTTCAGTAAATCCCCCTTCAACTGCCTTTCCCCCCTC
The genomic region above belongs to Synergistota bacterium and contains:
- a CDS encoding Zn-ribbon domain-containing OB-fold protein encodes the protein MFTVPRIRREEGPRYRLEASKCERCGFIYYPPRLICPRCRSKELKTIKLPEEGRIISYTVIRVPPRGFSQFAPYPVAIVELTNGVRLTLQVVDCDINEIDIGKKVRLVFRRLFVEGDAGPIIYGPKCTLTC